In Pseudomonas sp. PDNC002, the DNA window AGCAGTGCCTCCAGCTGGATTGCCACGCGCTGCGGATTCAGGCGCGTGAAGCACAGAGGCTGTTCATGCCGCAGGTCGAACTGGCGCTTGTCTTCGGCCGTCGGCTGGTAGGTGCAGGTCTTCTGCAGGCAGGGCGCGCACGAGGGCCAGTCACTGGCCAGGTGAACCTGCGAGCGCCCGTAGGCGCCGGTCAGACCGGGATTGGTCGGGCCGAACAGCGACAGCGTCGGCACATCCAGCGCAGCGGCCAGGTGTCCGAGCCCAGTGTCGACCGCCACGCAGGCGGAAGCACCGGCCAGCACCTTGGCCATGCCTGCGAGGCTTAACTTGGGGAGCACCGAGGCGTTTTCCAAGCCTTCGGCCAGCCGTTCGGCGCGTTGCCGCTCGGCATCGTTGCCCCAGGGCAGGCGGACTTTCCAGCCGCGCTCGCCCATGCGCTGAGCCAGCTCGCGCCAGTAGATCTCGGGCCAGTGCTTGGTCACCCAGGTGGTGCCATGCAGGAACACCAGATAGGGCTCGGTCTCCACCGCATCCAGCAGGCGATTGCGGTCCAGACCGTAATCGCCGGTGCCGGCGGGCAGCGGATAGTCCAGCGCCTGGGCGAACAGCTGGCGCACGCGCTCGACGGCGTGCTGGCCCCAGGCGACCGGGTAGGTGCGGTTATAGAAGCGGCTGGCGGCCGGCTCGCGCGCGGACTCCTTGTCCAGTCCAGCGATCGGCGTACGGCGGCGCGCGTAGCGGGTCAGCCAGGCGCTCTTGAGCAGGCCCTGGGCGTCGATCACCAGGTCGTAGTCGACCTCTTTCAGGCGACGCTTGAAGCGGCTCCACTCGCCGCTCTTGATCGTCTGCCAGAGATTCTTGCGCCAGCGGCGAATGGCCACCGGGATCACCTGGGCCACGGCCGGATGCCAGGCGGGAATCTCGGCGAAGCCTTCTTCCACCACCCAGTCGAACTGGATGCCGGGAATGGCGCGGGCGGCGTCGGTCAACGCCGGTAGGGTATGGATGACATCGCCCAGGGACGAGGTCTTGATCAGCAGCACCCTCATTCCGCGCTATCCACATCCACCGGGTCGGCGACCAGTCGGTCCAGCGCTTCGATCACCGGGCGTGGCTTGAGCTCGCGCAGGCAGTTGTAGTGGCCGAAGCGGCACACACGGTCGAAGCAGGGGCTGCACTCCAGGCCGAGGCGGACGATCTCCACCTGATCAGCCAGCGGCGGCGTGAACTGCGGCGAGGTGGAGCCGTAGACCGCCACCAGCGGGCGGTTCAGCGCGGCGGCCACGTGCATCAGGCCGGAATCGTTGGTGACCACGGCGCCGGCGCAGGACATCAGGTCGATGGCCTCGGACAGGGCAGTCTCGCCCGCCAGATTGACCGACTCTTCGCGCAGCCCCGGAATCAGGCGCATGCGGATGTCTTCGCCGCCGGGGTGGTCATTCTTCGAGCCGAAGATCCATACCTGCCAACCGGCGCGGATCTTCACCTCGGCGACCTTGGCGTAGTACTCGGCCGGCCAGCGCTTGGCCTCGCCGAACTCGGCGCCCGGGCACAGCGCCAGCACGGGGCGGTCCAGGCTCAGACCGAACTTGGCCAGCGCGGCCTCGCGACTCTGCGGATCGATGGCCAGGCGCGGCTGTGGATAAGGCTGCGGCAGCTCGGCACCCGGCTCGAAAGCCAGGGCCATGAAGCGCTCGATCATCAGCGGGTAACGCTCTTTATCCAGCGCGCGGATGTCGTTGAGCAGGCCGTAGCGCATCTCGCCCTTCCAGCCGGTGCGCTTGGGAATGCCGGCGAAATACGGCACCAGCGCCGACTTGAGCGAGTTGGGCAGGAGGATCGCCTGGTCGTACTGGCCCTTGAGGGTCTTGCCAATACGGCGGCGCGAGGCGATGTCCAGCACGCCGTGGCCGAGCGGGAAGCTCAAGGCCTGGCGTACTTCGGGCATGCGCTCGAGGATCGGCCGGCTCCAGTCGGGCGCCAGCACGTCGATCACGCAGTCCGGATGCCGTTGCTTCAGACACTGGAAGAGTGTCTGCGCCATCACCATGTCGCCCACCCAGGAGGGGCCTACGATCAGAATTCTCATGCCTTTTCCAGAAACGACCGGGGAGGCTCTCGCCTCCCCGTACTCCATTCATCCAACCGTACGGCGCGGGCCTTTACGGTCGGGTGCCGAGCATCGAATGCCGGCAGTCTAGCCCAGCCGATCAGCCGGCCGGGCGGATTTCGTCACTCCCTGTGACCTGGCGCAATGGCATCACGCGCCTCGCTCCTGACATCTATATACCCGCGCAACGCAACTGACAGCGCGGGGCGCTCCGGCGAACATCATCGCCGGATGCTGGCTACTTCAGGGGAAATCGCAGCGATTCAGGACAGCTCGAAAGCCTTCCACATCTGCATCACCATGCGTCGCTCGGCATGGAAGTGATCGCCGCTCACCACGCCCGGCTGCTTCTGCAGGGACAATCGGTGCGCCGCCGCCCGGTAAGCCTTGTAGGCGTCCTGCAACTTCAGGACATCCTCGCCGGACATCAACCCGACCCGCTCCAGCGCTTCCAGAATGCGGATGTTGTCGGTGAACTCCACCAGCTCCGGGTGCTGCCACGACCAGGCCAGGGCCGCGTATTGCACCATAAATTCGATATCGACGATACCACCGGCATCCTGCTTGAGATCGAACGGGGCCGCGGCCTCGAAGGCATTCGGCGCCGTGCCTGCCGCCGTGCTCGGGGTGCCGAGGTTGTCGCGCATCTTGGCGCGCATCTCGCTGACTTCCTTGCGCAGTTCGGCCAGGTCGCGCTGCTGGCCGATGACTTTCGCGCGGATCGCTTCGAAAGCCCTGGCCACCCGCTGGCAGCCCGCGAGCACGCGGGCGCGCACCAGCGCCTGGTGCTCCCAGGTCCAGGCCTCGCCCAGTTGATAGGCCTCGAAGGCGCGCAACGAGCTGACCAGCAAGCCGGAAGCGCCGCTCGGACGCAGGCGCATGTCCACCTCGTAGAGCATGCCCGAGGGCGTCTGCGCGGTGAGGAAGTGGATGATCTTCTGCCCCAGGCGCGTATAGAACTGCGCACCGTCGATGGACTTCTCGCCGTCGGTCTCGCTCTGCGGGTCGCCGTCGTGGATGAACACCAGGTCCAGGTCCGAGCCGTGGCCCAGCTCCAGGCCGCCGGACTTGCCGTAGCCGATGATGATGAAGTCCGGATCGCACGGCGTGCCGTCCACACGAGTGGGCCGGCCATGACGCTGCACCAACTGGTCCCAGGTCAGGACAAGTACCTGCTCGAGGATCGCCTCGGCCAGCCAGGTCAAATAATCGCTCACCTTCATTAAAGGCAGGGTGCCGGCGATCTCCGAAGCCACCACGCGCAGGGCGTGGGCCAGCTTGAAGTGACGCAGGGTTTCCATCTGCTGCTCGAGGTCGTCCTCGGGGATGCGCATCAGCCGCTCGCGCAGCTCGGCGCCCAGTTCAGCGGCCTGCGGCGGGCGGAACAGGCGCCCTTCGTTCAACAGCTCGTCGAGCAGGATCGGGAAGCGAGCGATCTGCTCGGCCACCATCGGGCTGGCCGCGCACAGCGTCAGCAGACGCTCCAGCGCGCCGGGGTTTTCGGTCAGCAGCACGAGATAAGCAGAACGCCGCGCCACCGCTTCGATCAGCGGCAGCGTGCGCTCCAGCAGCACATCCGCCGGGCCACGCTCGGCGATCATGTTCAGCAGACGCGGCATGAAGGCATCCAGACGCTCGCGCCCCAGGCGCTGCATGGCACGCACCTGCGGGCCGTGACGCAGGTCGGTCAAGCGCTTCCAGGCCAGGGCCGGGTCGGCGAACCCGGTGTCGGCGAACTGCCGGCAGGCGGACTCCTCGTCCACCGCCTCTTCCCAGATAGGAATCCACTCGCCACCGATGGTGGTGTCGACCTTGCCGTCCTCATCTTCATCCGGGTCGGCGATCACCTGATGGAAATGCCAGTCGATGCGTTCGCGCCACTGGTTGATCGCCTGGTGGAACGCGGACCAGTTGGCGAAGCCCATGATGAAGGCCACGCGAATACGCTCGAACTCGTCCTCCGGCAGCATCTGCGTCTGCCGGTCCGCGATGGCTTGCAGCGCGTGCTCGGCGTAACGCAGGAATTCGTAGCCCTCGCGCAGCTCGGCGACCACCTGCGGCGGCAGGTAGCCCTGCCCTTCGAGAATCGCCAGCACGCGCAACAATGGCCGCTGTTGCAGGCTCAGGTCCCGGCCGCCGTGGATTAGCTGGAAGGCCTGGGCGATGAACTCCACCTCGCGGATGCCCCCGGCGCCCAGCTTGATGTTCTCGCTCATACCCTTGCGCCGGACTTCCTGCTGGATCAGCTGCTTCATGGTGCGCAGCGCCTCGATGGCGGAGAAGTCCAGGTAGCGGCGGTAGACGAACGGACGCAGCAACTCCAGCAGACGCTGGCCGGCTTCCTGGTCGCCGCCAACCACGCGCGCCTTGATCATCGCGTAGCGTTCCCAGTCGCGCCCCTGGTCCTGGTAGTACTGCTCCAGCGCAGCGAAGCTGTGTACCAGCGGACCGCTGGAGCCGTAGGGGCGCAGACGCATGTCGACGCGGAAAGCGAAGCCCTCGACAGTGATCGCATCCAGCGACTTGATCAGCTTCTGCCCCAGGCGAGTGAAGAACTCCTGATTGTCCAGCGCACGTTTGGCGCCCTGGGTCTCGCCGCCCTCGGGGTAGCCGAAGATCAGGTCGATGTCGGAGGACAGGTTCAGCTCGCCCGCGCCCAACTTGCCCATGCCCAGCACGATCATTTTCTGCGGCAGGCCCGAGCGATTGCCGATGGGCACGCCGAACTGCTGGCAGTGGCGCTGATAAAGCCAGGACAGGGACTGGTCGATGCAGGCGTCGGCGAGGTCGGACAGGTCGCGGCAGGTGCCGGCCAGGTCGCTGCGACGGCTCAGGTCGCGCCAGATGATGCGCATCTGCTGGCGCCGACGGAAGCGGCGCAGGCGGCGGCCCAGCTCGTCTTCATCGGCGCAATCGGCCAGCAGCGCTTCCAGCTGCGCGCCCATCTCGCCGGGTTGCAGGCCGCGCTCCAGCTCACCGGTCGCGGCCAGCTCCAATAGAAAAGCGGGATCACGCTGGACCTGCTCGGCGACGAAATCGCTGCCGGCGGTCACGCGGGCGAAATCCGCGTGCCGCTCGTCGGACCAGCTGTCGAAGCTGGCGATCTGCTCGGCGGAAAACTCGGCGATGGCAGCGCGGAAATTCTGTTCGGCCCGCTCGGCGAGGGGCTTCAAAGTGGCCGGCAAAGCGGCCAGGGACGGCAGGCTCATGGTCTATCCTGAATGGTCGGCGAGGCGCCGGCATTCCCGTCTTTCGCGCCCCTGTAGTTTTACTACTAACTTTTTCTGGCGGAGGGGTGTATCCGCTGGCGATTTGTAGTAAAACTACAACCCGCCGGGCGTACCCCCGGAGCACTTCCAAGAATTCGCCGCGTCGCCCACGAGGTTGGCGCAGCTATCGGCAACGATCTACTGGCTTCCGATTCTGGAAGCCTTTCCGCCCTGGAGCAAGCCATGCAAGACCTCGATCCCGTCGAAACCCAGGAATGGCTGGACGCCCTGGAATCGGTCCTGGACCGTGAAGGTGAAGACCGCGCCCATTACCTGATGACCCGTATGGGCGAGCTGGCCAGCCGGTCCGGCACCCAACTGCCCTACGCGATCACCACGCCGTACCGCAACAGCATCCCGGTCACCCACGAAGCCCGCATGCCCGGCGACCTGTTCATGGAACGCCGCATCCGCTCCCTGGTGCGCTGGAACGCCCTGGCGATGGTGATGAAGGCCAACAAGAACGACCCGGATCTGGGTGGCCACATCTCCTCCTTCGCCTCCTCGGCGACCCTGTATGACGTTGGCTTCAACTACTTCTTCCAGGCCCCGACCGACGAACACGGCGGCGACCTGGTGTTCTTCCAGGGCCACGCCTCCCCCGGCGTCTATGCCCGCGCCTTCCTCGAAGGCCGCATCACCGAAGACCAGCTGAACAACTTCCGCCAGGAAGTGGACGGCAACGGCCTGTCTTCCTACCCGCACCCGTGGCTGATGCCGGACTTCTGGCAGTTCCCGACCGTTTCGATGGGTCTGGGCCCGATCCAGGCGATCTACCAGGCGCGCTTCATGAAGTACCTGGAAAGCCGCGGCTTCATCCCCGCCGGCAAGCAGAAGGTCTGGTGCTTCATGGGCGACGGCGAGTGCGACGAGCCCGAATCCCTGGGGGCGATCTCCCTGGCCGGCCGCGAGAAGCTGGACAACCTGATCTTCGTCATCAACTGCAACCTCCAGCGCCTCGACGGCCCGGTTCGCGGCAACGGCAAGATCATCCAGGAACTCGAAGGCGTGTTCCGTGGCGCCGAGTGGAACGTCAACAAGGTGGTCTGGGGTCGCTTCTGGGACCCGCTGTTCGCCAAGGACACCGCCGGCCTGCTGCAGCAGCGCATGGACGAGGTCATCGACGGCGAGTACCAGAACTACAAGGCCAAAGACGGCGCCTATGTGCGTGAGCACTTCTTCGGTGCACGTCCGGAGCTGCTGGAGATGGTCAAGGACCTCTCCGACGAGGAAGTCTGGAAACTCAACCGTGGCGGCCACGACCCCTACAAGGTCTATGCGGCCTACCACCAGGCGGTCAACCACAAGGGCCAGCCGACCGTCATCCTGGCCAAGACCATCAAGGGCTATGGCACCGGTTCCGGCGAAGCGAAGAACATCGCGCACAACGTCAAGAAGGTCGACGTCGAGTCCCTGAAGTCGTTCCGCGACAAGTTCGACATCCCGATCAAGGATGCCGACCTGGAAAACCTGCCGTTCTACCGCCCCGAAGAAGGCAGCGCCGAGGCCAAATACCTGGCTTCGCGCCGTGCCGCGCTGGGTGGCGTGATGCCGGTTCGCCGCGAGAAGAGCTTCCAGGTCCCGGTTCCCCCGCTGGAAACCCTCAAGGCCATGCTCGACGGCTCGGGCGACCGCGAAATCTCCACCACCATGGCCTTCGTGCGGATCATCTCGCAGCTGGTCAAGGACAAGGAACTCGGCCCGCGCATCGTCCCGATCGTCCCGGACGAAGCCCGTACCTTCGGTATGGAAGGCATGTTCCGTCAGCTGGGTATCTACTCCTCCGTCGGCCAGCTGTACGAGCCGGTGGATAAGGACCAGGTGATGTTCTACCGCGAGGACAAGAAAGGTCAGATCCTCGAGGAAGGCATCAACGAAGCCGGCGCCATGTCCAGCTGGATCGCCGCGGGTACCTCGTACTCCACGCACAACCAGCCGATGCTGCCGTTCTACATCTTCTACTCGATGTTCGGCTTCCAGCGTATCGGCGACCTGGCCTGGGCCGCTGGCGACAGCCGCGCGCACGGCTTCCTGATCGGTGGCACCGCCGGCCGTACCACCCTGAACGGTGAAGGCCTGCAGCACGAAGACGGTCACAGCCACCTGCTGGCGGCGACCATCCCGAACTGCCGCACCTACGATCCGACCTACGCCTACGAGCTGGCGGTGATCATCCGCGAAGGCTCGCGCCAGATGATCGAAGAGCAGCAGGACATCTTCTATTACATCACCGTGATGAACGAGAACTACGTCCAGCCGGCCATGCCCAAGGGCGCCGAGGAAGGCATCATCAAGGGCATGTACCTGCTCGATGAGGACAAGAAGGACGCCGCGCACCACGTGCAACTGCTGGGTTCGGGCACCATCCTGCGCGAAGTCGAGGAAGCCGCGAAGATCCTGCGCAAGGACTTCGGCATCGGCGCCGACGTCTGGTCCGTTCCGAGCTTCAACGAACTGCGCCGCGACGGCCTGGCCGTGGAGCGCTGGAACCGCCTGCACCCGGGTCAGAAGCCCAAGCAGAGCTACGTCGAAGAGTGCCTCGCCGGCCGCAAGGGCCCGGTGATCGCCTCCACCGACTACATGAAGCTCTACGCCGAGCAGATCCGCCAGTGGGTTCCGAGCAAGGAATTCAAGGTCCTGGGCACCGACGGCTTCGGCCGCAGCGACAGCCGCCGCAAGCTGCGCGACTTCTTCGAAGTCGATCGCCACTGGGTCGTGCTGGCCGCGCTGGAAGCCCTCGCCGATCGCGGTGATATCGAACCCAAAGTGGTGGCCGAGGCCATCGCCAAGTTCGGCATCAACCCCGAAAAACGCAACCCGCTGGACTGCTGAGGAGAGGCACGATGAGCGAACTGATTCGTGTACCCGACATCGGCAATGGTCAGGGTGAAGTCATCGAACTGCTGGTCAAGGTCGGCGACACCGTCGAGGCCGACCAGAGCCTGCTGACCCTGGAATCCGACAAGGCCAGCATGGAAATCCCCTCGCCGAAAGCCGGCGTGGTGAAGAGCCTGAAGGTCAAGGTGGGCGACACCCTGAAGGAAGGCGACGAGATCCTCGAGCTGGAAGTCGAGGGTGGTTCGGCTGCCGCCGAAGCGCCCAAGGCCGAAGCTCCGGCCCCGGCTGCCGAGGCTCCGAAGGCAGAGGCGCCGGCCGCCGCGCCAGCCGCCGCGCCAGCCGCCGGCGCCAGCGTCCAGGACATCCACGTCCCGGACATCGGCTCCGCCGGCAAGGCCAACGTCATCGAAGTCATGGTGAAAGCTGGTGACACGGTCGAAGCCGACCAGTCGCTGATCACCCTGGAATCGGACAAGGCCAGCATGGAAATCCCCTCGCCGGCTGCCGGCGTGGTGGAAAGCGTGTCGATCAAGATCGGTGACGAAGTCGGCACCGGCGACCTGATCCTCAAGCTGAAGGTCGCGGGCGCCGCTGCCCCAGCCGCCGCAGAAGCTCCGGCTGCTGCTCCGGCTCCGGCTCCGGCCGCTGCCGCTCCTGCCGCCGCTCCCGCACCGGCTGCCGCCGCCCCGGCCAAGGCTGCGGAAGCCGCTCCGGTGGGCGCGCCCAGCCGTGACGGCGCCAAGGTTCACGCCGGCCCGGCGGTGCGCATGGTCGCCCGCGAGTTCGGCGTCGAGCTCTCCGAAGTGAAAGGCTCCGGCCCGAAAGGCCGCATCCTCAAGGAAGACGTGCAGCTGTTCGTCAAGGAGCAACTGCAGCGCGCCAAGTCGGCTCCGGCCGGCGCAACGGGCGGCGCAGGCATTCCGCCGATCCCGGAAGTCGACTTCAGCAAGTTCGGCGAAGTGGAAGAAGTGGCGATGACCCGCCTGATGCAGGTCGGCGCTGCCAACCTGCATCGCAGCTGGCTGAACGTGCCGCACGTGACCCAGTTCGACTCGGCCGACATCACCGAGATGGAAGCCTTCCGCGTGGCCCAGAAAGCCGTCGCGGAAAAGGCCGGCGTCAAGCTGACCGTGCTGCCGATCCTGCTGAAGGCCTGTGCCCACCTGCTCAAGGAAATGCCGGACTTCAACAGCTCGCTGGCCCCCAGCGGCAAGGCGCTGATCCGCAAGAAGTACGTGAACATCGGCTTCGCCGTGGACACGCCGGACGGTCTGCTGGTCCCGGTGATCAAGAACGTCGACCAGAAGAGCCTCCTGCAGCTCGCCGCCGAAGCCGCCGAACTGGCCGAGAAAGCGCGCACCAAGAAGCTCTCCGCCGACGCCATGCAGGGCGCCTGCTTCACCATCTCCAGCCTCGGCCACATTGGCGGCACCGGCTTCACGCCGATCGTCAACGCGCCGGAAGTGGCGATCCTGGGTGTCAGCAAGGCGACCATGCAGCCGGTGTGGGACGGCAAGGCCTTCCAGCCGCGCCTGATGCTGCCGCTGTCGCTGTCCTACGATCACCGCGTGATCAACGGGGCTGCTGCCGCGCGCTACACCAAGCGCCTGTCCGACCTGCTGGGTGATATCCGCACCCTGCTGCTGTAAGTGTTGTAAGGGGCCGGCCCGCGCCGGCCCTTCCTCTCGACGAGCACGCCACGCTCGTACTCTCCAGCCCTGCCGGATGGCGGGGCTTCTTTTTGCCTGGCCACCAGGCCGGTATGCGCAACGCTGACCGGCGGACTGCCAGCGTGCCCGCGCAGCGCTCAACTTCCCCCGGCGCCAGCCGATACAGTCTTGGCTTGTCATGGCCCCGTGCCTCATGCAAATCTTGCCCACGCCCATAGAAGTCGGGCGGGGCCATGTACCCCGTCCAGCACCCTGGAATTCCGCCGCGCATGAAGAGTCATCCCGATGCCGCCAGCCGTCAGGCGGCCGAGGTTGTCACGCAGCTTCCCGTCCCTTCGAGGCTCGGGATGCTGCGCTTCGAGCGCCTGAACGAGCCCAGCTGGACACTGCTGTTCCTCGATCCGGGCTGCGAGCGCCAGATTGGCGTACCGGCCCAGGACCTCTGCGGCATCCTCGACGCCCCCTATGCCAGCCTGATGGAACCCGAAGCGCGCCATCGCCTGCATGAACAGGTGCAGCAGCAACTGGTCAAGGACGGCCGCTACCGGGTGCGCTACCTGCTCCACTCGCCGCGCGGCACGCTGAACGTGCTGGAAGTCGGCGAGGCCTTCCAGCAGCACGGCCGCCAATTGCTCCACGGCTACCTGCTGCAGGACGATGGCGACGAACAGGCCACCGAGCTTGACCCGCGCCTGCTCGACCTGGAAGCCCAGAACATCCGCCTGAAGATGTCCCTGGAGATGTACCAGCGCTCCCAGGACGAACACCTGCAACACCTGGTGCGCTCGCGCACCCAGCAGAATCTCATCGTGCGCCTGGCGCGGCACCGCTACCTGTCCAGCGATCCGCTGCTGGAGGCTGCGCAGCTGATCGCCCAGGCCGCCTGCGAAGCCTACGACGTGGCCCGCGCCGGCATCTGGCGCCTGCACCCGGACAATAGCCTGGAGGCGGTGACCACCTACCGCCGCGACACCGACCAGTACGAAAAGCCGCAGGACATCGACGCCAGCCACTTCCCCAACTATCTCGACGCGGTCCACAGCGGCCGCGCCATCGACGCCCATAACGCCCAGCAGGACCCGCGCACTCA includes these proteins:
- the waaF gene encoding lipopolysaccharide heptosyltransferase II gives rise to the protein MRILIVGPSWVGDMVMAQTLFQCLKQRHPDCVIDVLAPDWSRPILERMPEVRQALSFPLGHGVLDIASRRRIGKTLKGQYDQAILLPNSLKSALVPYFAGIPKRTGWKGEMRYGLLNDIRALDKERYPLMIERFMALAFEPGAELPQPYPQPRLAIDPQSREAALAKFGLSLDRPVLALCPGAEFGEAKRWPAEYYAKVAEVKIRAGWQVWIFGSKNDHPGGEDIRMRLIPGLREESVNLAGETALSEAIDLMSCAGAVVTNDSGLMHVAAALNRPLVAVYGSTSPQFTPPLADQVEIVRLGLECSPCFDRVCRFGHYNCLRELKPRPVIEALDRLVADPVDVDSAE
- the waaC gene encoding lipopolysaccharide heptosyltransferase I, with the translated sequence MRVLLIKTSSLGDVIHTLPALTDAARAIPGIQFDWVVEEGFAEIPAWHPAVAQVIPVAIRRWRKNLWQTIKSGEWSRFKRRLKEVDYDLVIDAQGLLKSAWLTRYARRRTPIAGLDKESAREPAASRFYNRTYPVAWGQHAVERVRQLFAQALDYPLPAGTGDYGLDRNRLLDAVETEPYLVFLHGTTWVTKHWPEIYWRELAQRMGERGWKVRLPWGNDAERQRAERLAEGLENASVLPKLSLAGMAKVLAGASACVAVDTGLGHLAAALDVPTLSLFGPTNPGLTGAYGRSQVHLASDWPSCAPCLQKTCTYQPTAEDKRQFDLRHEQPLCFTRLNPQRVAIQLEALLLAPETLR
- the aceE gene encoding pyruvate dehydrogenase (acetyl-transferring), homodimeric type, encoding MQDLDPVETQEWLDALESVLDREGEDRAHYLMTRMGELASRSGTQLPYAITTPYRNSIPVTHEARMPGDLFMERRIRSLVRWNALAMVMKANKNDPDLGGHISSFASSATLYDVGFNYFFQAPTDEHGGDLVFFQGHASPGVYARAFLEGRITEDQLNNFRQEVDGNGLSSYPHPWLMPDFWQFPTVSMGLGPIQAIYQARFMKYLESRGFIPAGKQKVWCFMGDGECDEPESLGAISLAGREKLDNLIFVINCNLQRLDGPVRGNGKIIQELEGVFRGAEWNVNKVVWGRFWDPLFAKDTAGLLQQRMDEVIDGEYQNYKAKDGAYVREHFFGARPELLEMVKDLSDEEVWKLNRGGHDPYKVYAAYHQAVNHKGQPTVILAKTIKGYGTGSGEAKNIAHNVKKVDVESLKSFRDKFDIPIKDADLENLPFYRPEEGSAEAKYLASRRAALGGVMPVRREKSFQVPVPPLETLKAMLDGSGDREISTTMAFVRIISQLVKDKELGPRIVPIVPDEARTFGMEGMFRQLGIYSSVGQLYEPVDKDQVMFYREDKKGQILEEGINEAGAMSSWIAAGTSYSTHNQPMLPFYIFYSMFGFQRIGDLAWAAGDSRAHGFLIGGTAGRTTLNGEGLQHEDGHSHLLAATIPNCRTYDPTYAYELAVIIREGSRQMIEEQQDIFYYITVMNENYVQPAMPKGAEEGIIKGMYLLDEDKKDAAHHVQLLGSGTILREVEEAAKILRKDFGIGADVWSVPSFNELRRDGLAVERWNRLHPGQKPKQSYVEECLAGRKGPVIASTDYMKLYAEQIRQWVPSKEFKVLGTDGFGRSDSRRKLRDFFEVDRHWVVLAALEALADRGDIEPKVVAEAIAKFGINPEKRNPLDC
- the glnE gene encoding bifunctional [glutamate--ammonia ligase]-adenylyl-L-tyrosine phosphorylase/[glutamate--ammonia-ligase] adenylyltransferase, whose amino-acid sequence is MSLPSLAALPATLKPLAERAEQNFRAAIAEFSAEQIASFDSWSDERHADFARVTAGSDFVAEQVQRDPAFLLELAATGELERGLQPGEMGAQLEALLADCADEDELGRRLRRFRRRQQMRIIWRDLSRRSDLAGTCRDLSDLADACIDQSLSWLYQRHCQQFGVPIGNRSGLPQKMIVLGMGKLGAGELNLSSDIDLIFGYPEGGETQGAKRALDNQEFFTRLGQKLIKSLDAITVEGFAFRVDMRLRPYGSSGPLVHSFAALEQYYQDQGRDWERYAMIKARVVGGDQEAGQRLLELLRPFVYRRYLDFSAIEALRTMKQLIQQEVRRKGMSENIKLGAGGIREVEFIAQAFQLIHGGRDLSLQQRPLLRVLAILEGQGYLPPQVVAELREGYEFLRYAEHALQAIADRQTQMLPEDEFERIRVAFIMGFANWSAFHQAINQWRERIDWHFHQVIADPDEDEDGKVDTTIGGEWIPIWEEAVDEESACRQFADTGFADPALAWKRLTDLRHGPQVRAMQRLGRERLDAFMPRLLNMIAERGPADVLLERTLPLIEAVARRSAYLVLLTENPGALERLLTLCAASPMVAEQIARFPILLDELLNEGRLFRPPQAAELGAELRERLMRIPEDDLEQQMETLRHFKLAHALRVVASEIAGTLPLMKVSDYLTWLAEAILEQVLVLTWDQLVQRHGRPTRVDGTPCDPDFIIIGYGKSGGLELGHGSDLDLVFIHDGDPQSETDGEKSIDGAQFYTRLGQKIIHFLTAQTPSGMLYEVDMRLRPSGASGLLVSSLRAFEAYQLGEAWTWEHQALVRARVLAGCQRVARAFEAIRAKVIGQQRDLAELRKEVSEMRAKMRDNLGTPSTAAGTAPNAFEAAAPFDLKQDAGGIVDIEFMVQYAALAWSWQHPELVEFTDNIRILEALERVGLMSGEDVLKLQDAYKAYRAAAHRLSLQKQPGVVSGDHFHAERRMVMQMWKAFELS
- the aceF gene encoding dihydrolipoyllysine-residue acetyltransferase, with product MSELIRVPDIGNGQGEVIELLVKVGDTVEADQSLLTLESDKASMEIPSPKAGVVKSLKVKVGDTLKEGDEILELEVEGGSAAAEAPKAEAPAPAAEAPKAEAPAAAPAAAPAAGASVQDIHVPDIGSAGKANVIEVMVKAGDTVEADQSLITLESDKASMEIPSPAAGVVESVSIKIGDEVGTGDLILKLKVAGAAAPAAAEAPAAAPAPAPAAAAPAAAPAPAAAAPAKAAEAAPVGAPSRDGAKVHAGPAVRMVAREFGVELSEVKGSGPKGRILKEDVQLFVKEQLQRAKSAPAGATGGAGIPPIPEVDFSKFGEVEEVAMTRLMQVGAANLHRSWLNVPHVTQFDSADITEMEAFRVAQKAVAEKAGVKLTVLPILLKACAHLLKEMPDFNSSLAPSGKALIRKKYVNIGFAVDTPDGLLVPVIKNVDQKSLLQLAAEAAELAEKARTKKLSADAMQGACFTISSLGHIGGTGFTPIVNAPEVAILGVSKATMQPVWDGKAFQPRLMLPLSLSYDHRVINGAAAARYTKRLSDLLGDIRTLLL